TACTAAATTGGCCCCCGAAGCTTTCACTTTCGCGATGAGCGTTTCGATGCCAGATTGGAAGGCCGCGAAACGATCTTCACTGAACGGGTGATAGATCGCATCATTCACGCCGTAGCACGCTACGACGATCTCGGGTTGCGTTTTCGCGAGGACACGGTCAATTCTTTCAAGTACGCATGGTCGGGGAAACGGATGAGTCGGTTCACTAAGACCACTACATGTTTCACTCGCCAGTCCCAGATTGACCATCTCAGGTGACTTCCCGTACTGATCAAGCACCGCAGCCTCGAACTGGACCAGCCATTCGCCCGCATGCAGATTGGAGTCTCCCAAGAAAACAACCTGGTCGCACTCCAGAAAATCAAGCTTTGATTCGCTCGAGTCTTCTATTTCAACCGACGGCTTATCAGCGAACACGGTTGGAGCCACCGCAAGGCATACTCCTAAACACAGCAAACGAATCATGAGGTTCCAAGGGTACGAGGCAAACGAAGCTTAACAGTGCCTCAATGTAGCCTCGGGCCGACCTTGAAACAATCAATTGCCGAGTCCAACTTCGTGGCAAACGTACCGTAACCGCAATCGCATGCGTCCAGATTCACTGATGCAGAGGATTGGCTTAACAGTAACAATGTGCATGATGGAATCAAAATCCAGCTAGTGAAGCCCGCTGATACCGCCTCATGAAATTGCCGACCCCCTCCATTCGCAAACTCTTCCGAGAGCACTTTCCAGGCGAAAGACCGCTGAAGATCCCGATGACGAATTTGTCCGCGACGGCTCGAACTTGGCAAGAGAAAGTGATCGCACTCGAGGGCACTCTTTTGTCAAACCACCCGGGCGATCGCGATTCTCGCTCGCGAACGCTCTGCCGATTCACGATTCCGGACCCTCATACGGCCAGCCTATACCTGCGACGCGACGAATTGAGGCTCGAATACAACAACGATCACGAACTGATCGTCAAAGCACATGCCAACACAAAGTCGCAAATCGTGGCCTCCGTCAGCGACTTGAGCGAAATCGAAGGGTTCGTTCGATCGGTCCTTGCTCAGTACGCACGGCGACATGCACTGGCCAAAAAACGCGAAAAAGTACGCGGTTTTAAGTCGAAAGCGATCGTTGCCCAAGTCAAAGCACTAGCCAAAGAAGAACAATTCGACTTCGCAACCGAATCCGACACTCAGAAACTAAAGCTGTTTGTCAAACTTTCGGAATCCCATCTGATCGAGATCCATGTCCCATTTAGCCAGTTCGAGAAAAACTTACCGCGACTTCGAGCGACGATCTCGTCGATGCGTGAACTGTATTCCAATGGGCTCCGATTCAAGGTCGCATCGATAAAGACGTTCCCATGGAAATTGGAATGGACGAAGCACCACGCGTGACGATTCACCGCCGATTCGATCCCATCACCACCACATAAATCATCACCGCTTAATTAATTATTAACGAAGAGAACACATTGCCTGTACGAATCGACGCTAGCGAACTGATCGACTTGCTTCAAGCTACTCCTGCGGACCAGAACATCATGCTGGTTGGGCGACACGGGATTGGGAAGTCACAGATCATCACATCGCATTTTGAAAACGATGGCATGCAAGTTGTGTCATTCTTCCTCGGTCAAATGAGCGACCCTGGCGACTTGATCGGTCTGCTTCACAAGGATGCCGCCACCGGACGTAGCGACTTTTTGCCGCCGTATTGGTGGCCGGAACCCGATCAACCCATTGTTTTGTTCTTGGATGAACTCAACCGAGCGCGTCCTGAGATATTGCAAGCCGTGATGGAACTTGCGCTCAACAAAAGGTTGGCGGGAAAGCGACTACCCGCCGGCAGCCGTATCGTTTCGGCGGTTAACGAGGGCGACGAGTATCAGTTGACCGACTTGGATCCCGCGCTGGTTTCTCGTTTCAATCTTTACGAGTTTGCGCCGACGCTCGACGATTGGTTGCTTTGGGCCGCGAAGGCGGGCATCGACACTCGAGTCGCTGCATTCATCGAAAACCAACCTCAGTACCTCGATGGAATTGGCCTCGCCGAGAATGCCCCCGATCAGGATGCGATGATGTCAGGGCTGGTAAAGACACCAGACCGCCGCGGTTGGGAACGCGTTTCGAACTTGATCGCCGATAGCGACAACCTCTCTTCGCTGCACATCAAACTCATTGCCGGAATCGTCGGATCGTCAGCGGCCAACGCGTTCCGAAAGAGCTTGGCTCCACCGCTTCCAGTGACGCCCGAAGAAGTCTTGTTGAACTTTGCCAAGAAACGCAAGGTGATAGAGAAAATGCTGTTGCCAGAGTTGGTCCTTCTTAACACGCAGATCCTTCGGTGGATCAGCAACGGTTCATGCCCAGAACCCCATGCCGAGAAAGCACGAGCCGGGTTGCTGAGCCATTTAAAATTGATCCGAAAACGAAAGCTTGATGAGGCTGTCGCTCATTTTGTGTCTCAGGTTGATAAGCCCAAATTTGAACCCGCCATGGCGTTTGTTTCCGAATCCATCGAGCTGACCTCGTTGATGACCGATTACATGGATGGAATCCGTGTCGATTGATCAACCCAAGTCGAAACACGATCATCGCACGAGTGCCAAAGCCCGCATCAGCCGCGTGGTAGAGTCTTGGTTCTTAACGGAACCCATGCTATTTGCCGCCTGGACGACGCATCACGTTGTCACCGAACCACGCGTGAAAACGATCCGCGTCGGCCGCGGAAAGGTAGAATACAATTCTGCGTTCATCGAAAGCCTCAAGTCGAACGAACTGAAGGAAGTACTTGCGTTTGAGGCGATGCGGATCTTGCTAGGGCATCCCTACGCGCGGCGGCAACCGAATGCGGAACTCACTTACGCAGCCAGCAACTTAACGGTCCAAGAATACCTGCGGACCAAACTGCCAATCCCTCGACCGCGTGAGCTGTTCGATAGCGATCAATTCGATAGCCAGTACTTTGAATATTACTATCGCGAACTTTCCGAACGCGCAACTGGTACGAGCGACGAATCGCCGAACAAACAACCTGACGCCGAAGATGCAGGCGGCGGTGCTGACAACGATGCGAAGCACGAAGATACCAGTCAAAGTGACGCATCTAACGAAGAGCCTAACAACGAGCCGGAACAAAACGGCGCTGACCAAGGCGACGACGCGCCAGGTGACAGCGACGTGGGGGACAGCGAAGCGAGTGACAGCGAAGCGAGTGACAAAAATCCAAAGCATGACGATACAAGCGAAAACGGACAGGGATCATCCAATAGCGATTTGCAGGCTTACGCCGATCCTATGTCCGTGGGGATCGAGAACACTTCGCAATGGGACGAAGATGAGTTGTTCCAAGATGAAGTTCACGCTCTGATTCGGGAAGCATCTGAACACGATGGATGGGGCACACTATCACTGAGCGCGCGGGAACAATTGCAGGCTACACTCAACCCCGTGCTCGACTACCGCGCCGTGCTGCGTAGTTTCCGTCAAAGTGTGATGTCGGTGAACCGTCGCTTGACGCGAATGAAACCAAGTCGGCGATATGGCTTTGATCAGCTTGGATCTCGCTATGACTTTACCACCAAGCTGCTATTCGCCGTTGACGTCTCGGGCTCCATGGGCAGCCAAGATCTTTCGCTGGGCTTCTCGGTGGTGAGCCGCTTCTTTCGCTATGGCGTGGAATCGGTCGATGTGATCTGGTTCGATTCCGAAATTCGCGGCGGACCACTGACACTTCGACGAGCTCGTCATTCTTTCGAAATTTCTGGACGTGGCGGAACGAATTTCCAGCCGTTGATGGCCTACCTTGATCAACACCGACAATATGACGGTCTGATTGTCTTTACCGACGGTCAGGCACCGGTACCTCGTAAACCGAAAAACAGTCGAACTCAAGTGTTGTGGTTGTTGAAAGACCGATCGAGTTACCAATCGCTTTCCAGTGGACTATCGAAAATCGGCAGATCTGCCTTTTTGCGAATGTAACGCTAATTACCCATCGCCGCCTTACGCTAACCTTAAGCACTAAAGCTGATGACCGAATCTCCTTCGACGCCGAATCCGCCTTTAATCCTGCTCACAGGTGCGACCGGGTACGTCGGAGGACGGCTGAAGCGTCTGCTCGAAGAAAGCGGTCACCGGTTGCGCTGCATGGCACGCCGTCCAGAAAACCTGTCGGATCGGATTGGGCAGCAAACCGACGTTGTCTTTGGTGACGTGCTCGACCGAGACTCATTGGACGCTCCCATGCAAGGCGTGCATACGGCTTACTATTTAATTCACTCGATGGGAGTAGGAGACGACTTTGAAAGCGATGACCGCAAAGCGGCAATGAACTTTGCCCACGCGGCGAAGCAGGCGGGTGTGAAGCGGATCATCTATCTTGGTGGACTTGGCGCCGACGACGATGACTTATCATTGCACCTGAGAAGCCGTCATGAAGTCGGCAAAGTGCTTCAGCAATCCGGGGCTCAGGTGATCGAGTTCCGAGCTTCCATTATCATCGGTTCGGGCAGCCTTTCGTTTGACTTGGTGCGTTCGCTTGTCCGCAAGCTGCCGGTCATGGTTTGGCCAAAATGGGTGTCAACCGAAGCATCGCCCATCGCAATTCGAGACGTGCTCGCATACCTGACGGAAGTCTTGGAACATCCGATTGGCGACAACAAGGTTTACGAAATTGGAGGACCCGAAACGGTTTCTTACGGCGGAATCATGGAAGAGTACGCGCGGCAACGTGGTCTCCGACGGCTAAAGATACGCGTTCCGTTTCTGTCGCCTCGCATCAGCAGCTTGTGGCTGGGTTTGGTGACACCGGTCTACGCTCGAATTGGACGCAAGCTTGTCGAAGGCCTCGCCAACCCCACTGTCGTGACCAATGAAGCAGCGATTGAGGACTTTACCGTCCGCCCCTGTGATGTGAAGCAGGCGATTGCCCGAGCGATTGAAAAGGAAGACCAAGAGATGGTCGAGACCCGTTGGTCCGACGCGTTATCGTCTTCCGGCCGGGTTACACGTTGGGGCGGAGTAACGTTTGGAAGTCGGGTGGTCGATTCGCGTACCGAAACAGTTCACTTAGCAGCCGAACAGGCCTTCGAACCCATCGCAAGAATCGGTGGGTCCACGGGATGGTACTACGGAAATTGGCTGTGGATGGTGCGAGGATTCATGGACCAACTCGTAGGTGGAGTAGGACTGCGTCGCGGACGTCGACACCCAACTGACTTGCGAGTGGGTGAAGCGGTCGACTTTTGGCGGGTCGAACATCTTGAACCTGGTAGGCGGTTGCGGTTGTTCGCTGAGATGAAGCTTCCTGGTCGTGCATGGCTCGATTTTGAAGTGACCGAGAAGCAGCCCGGTCAGTCGGTGATTCGACAAACCGCTGAGTTTGATCCGATCGGAATCATGGGCCTTGCATATTGGTACGCGGTATGGCCACTACACCAATTTGTGTTCTCCGGCATGCTTCGCAATATCGCACGTGCTGCAGAACGACTAGCGTCGAAGAACCACGCTTAGAAGATTCATCTCGCAAGGCGTGGTTGGAAGATCAACGACGTTAACGCTTTCGTTGCGCCACGTGAACTTTTCCAGCGGCATTCGACTACGCTGCCGCCGAATCCGACTCGACGTTGCTTTCTAGCACCAGTGATCGCAGCGACGAGGCTAACCCGTCGAGCGCTTCGTCACGCAATTGCACGTGGCGACTCGACCATGCACGATTGAGCCAAACGTCGATACCCAAGTACGGTCGGGAGTTAAAGATTCCTCGCATCGACTTAGTCAACGAGTCGTTAATTCCACGCCCCGGATAGTTGCGACGCACCTTCAACATTGGTGCCTGATCATACATCTCGTCGATCCAATCCAAGCAGAGATCAACTTCGTCGTTCCTCGACGGATCGTATAGAAGCCCAACATCCGTCCGTCGAGGTTTCCCTTTCGGACCTCGAAAAGCAAAAGACCGGATCGACAAATGCACCATGTACGTATACCGATTCAACATCGAATCGATCTTACGCTCGACCATCTCGCGATAGGGATGATAGATTTCGGTCAGCAAAACGTCTCGATCCTCAACCGACCATTGTCGACAAGGCGTGCTGAACAAACTGCGGTGGTGCAATGATCGCCGAACGTCAACCAAGTGGGGCGAAAATTCATTGGCAATCAGCGGAGCACCGAGTTGCTTCGAGAGCCGTTCGGCCGCCCACCTTGCGGCCGAATCACCTTGAAGATCCGCTGGCATGCTGGGACGCCGCGTGCGCTTGCCGGACTGCGAGGTCGCTCGCAACCCTTGCTGCAGTGACGCGGGAACCGCATTGCCACCTCCTTCGCAAGTGATTAGCAAGCACATCAGAGGTCAACTTAATATCCCGAGTAAAGAACGTCGCCACCCGGACGGCGGCTTGGACACCAAGTGTAATGACGGATGAGCAACGACGTAAACGGGAATCCAATGATAGCATTCAAGGTTTTGCAGCACTTTGCAGTTCCTGGAGCCGCTCTTTGGCTTCCTGTACTGCCGGGCTTGCCCATTCTTGCTGGCCGAAGGTCACAATCACTCCGTTTAGCTTTCGCACAATGGTTTCGCGGTCCGCTTGGTTTGCCCACTGGTCCATGTCTCGAATCAGCTCCGCTGCCCGATCGTCTACCTTTGAAACCGGGGTTTGGTTTGCCAAGTGCGCTTGCTGGTGACGAGCGAGTTCGACTAACTCGAGTAGTTCCGAGTCCACCTCATCCTTATCAGAATCGAAAACGTTTAACCACGCGGCCAACTTCTTTGCCGACTCCGCTGGCTCAGTTTGTCGGTCTTCCAGCGCCAGCAGAAAGCTCTCTTCCGCCGGATCCATCGGAGTGAGCCCCAACTTCGATTTAGCACGCAAGCGTTTGAGCGTTGCCAAGACACGACTTTCCATCCATCGTTCTTGAACGTCATCGAATCGTGAGTCACCTGGAAACCGGCGCATGAATGTTTGAGCGAGACTTGCGTCGAAGTCATTGTTAAGTTGTTCGTAAACCTGATCGGCCGAAGGGGGCATTGAGGCGACGTAGAACAGGTAACCGCCACCAATCAAAACAGACGCCATCGCAATCATCGTCAACACACCCACGATGTGTGAAGGGCGATGGCTAGTGTGCTCGCGAAAAAAGCCGGTGTCGGTGGCATCGTCGGATACTGTCTCGAAATGAGTGTTCGACCGGGAAGCATTGCCGTACGCGGCATCTTCAATTCCAGAAATAGAATCGCTGGTGTGATCGTCCGAAGTATTCCCCATCGCCGAAGCAACGGTCACGTCCTGGACGGCTTTTCGTGACGGGTTCGACCCTGAATCGCGGTTGGCGATACCCGAAACGAGCCCAGTATCGTCTGCATGTCCTGATGACCGACGACCACGCGATACGACTGTCTTTGCTTTTGCGACGGTCTTTCCCGATGGCGAAACGCTTGGTTGGCTGATCGCAGTGGAGTCACTGTTGCCAAAACCACCGCTACCCGACTCGCTGGTGTCACGTTCATGCAAATCTTGGGGAACTGATGAAATATTAGTCGTCCCATTCGCCGTCTCGGGGCCGTCATCAACCAAAGTTTGCTCACGCATCAATCCGGCACGCATCGACTTCAAACGATTCATGACAACCAACGCCGATGGTGGGCGATCCGAAGGAACTTTTTCCAACAACTGATCCACAAGCTCGACAAGTGACTCGGGCATGTCGGTTTCTAGCATGTCGAGCGGGATAGGTCGTTCGTTCAGTAACTTCTGGACGACTTGGTTCGCATTCTTTCCCTTGAACGGCGGACGTCCCGTCAACATCGAATACATGACGCTACCGAGCGCGTACAAATCAGTCCGCAATGTGACCCCTTCGCCACGAGCCTGTTCAGGCGCCATGTAGTCAGGCGTTCCCAATACCGATCCCGGTGCTGTTTGGTCGGTCATGTCGCCGAACAAATTGGGAATCCCGAAGTCGACGAGCTTGACAGCCCCATCCGGAGTGACAAGCAAGTTCGCAGGCTTCAAATCGCGATGCGTTACACCGATGTCATGAGCATGTTTGAGCGCGGCGCAAATCTGGATCGCAATGTCGATCACCGAACGCCAGTCCAATTTTTTCTCTCGGCGGATTCGGGCCTGAAGAGTTTCGCCGGAAATTAGTTCCATCGAATAAAACAATTTCCCCGACTCTTCGCCCACACCGACGAGCCGGACGATTCCGGGGTGTCGCAGCATCCGAAGTGCGCGGACTTCCTTGTCAAATCGTCTTCGGAACTTAGGTTCGTCCGCAACGTGCGAGGCGATCACTTTGACCGCCACCGTTTCGCCCGTTTTCATGTGCTTGGCAGCATAAACGTTCCCCATACCTCCTCTGCCAATCAATTCGCCGATGCGATAGGGGCCGAGAGTTTCAAAGGGTGCCATGGACGATCCGACGAAGAAAGACAAGGTTGGCTCGAAGAGAAATTGAGAAGGTCCTCTATTGTAGACCAACGGCACGTTGGTAGCACGTCAAGTCTTGCCGCAGCACGATCGGGGGAATCATGGCTCGATAGCGATCCGCCTTCCGTGATGAGTGCCAACACCGCTACGATCTGTTGAATCAACGGGCTGCCAAATCAGCAAGCCACCGAACCGACGTGCCATCCTTGACCTGCCATCTTATGATCTCCCTTTCCTCGCGAAGCGTTCTTTTCAGCGCGGCCAGCTCGATGATCTTGCTGTGGTTGTGCCATCCACCCCTGGCGATTTGGCCGCTAGCGATGGTCGCTCTCGTTCCTTTGATTTGGATCGTGTCCGTTCGACAACCGCTCGGTCGCCGAAACTGGTGGATTGTCGCTGCCGTGTCAACGCTCTATTACCTGTTATCTTTGCAGGGACTCCGGCATGCTCACCCCGCCATGTACGCTTGCTGGTTCGCATTGTCAGCCTATCTGGCTGCCTACCACGTAGGATTCCTCGCGATGGCTCGCCGGCTAACGCACCGCGGTATAGCGATCTGGATTGCAACTCCTTTGGCGTGGATGACGATGGAGCTGTTGCGAAACTATCTTTTGACCGGAATCTCGGTCCTGATGCTTGGCCACTCGCTGGCGAATGTGCCAGCGATGATTCAGATTGCAAATCTGTTGGGGTCTTATGGCGTCGGCTTAGTGATTGTATCGATTAACGCCGCAGTTTTCGCCGCGTTGAACTCATCGCTTTTATCCGTGGCTGCTAAATCGTCGGAAGTCCAATCAACTCACGTCGAGTCACCTCGCATTCCGATTGCGGTCGCAATCGTTTTGGTAGTGGCGACACTGGTTTACAGCAGGTCAACGTTGACAGCGGTCGACGACTTGGCGACTTCCCAAGAATTAGCGACATTCGCGCTACTGCAGCGCAACGAACATGTTGAATATGGAATGTCGATCGACCGAGAGGTTGAGATGTTTCAAAACTACGCAAGTGAAGCCGTTCGATCAGTCGCCAGTGGTAATATCTATCCGGATGCCATCGTGTGGCCTGAGTCAATGTTTACCGGCACGGTACCTTGGATGATCGCCGATCAGGATCTTGTAGTTCCGAGCTTCGATGACGGCAGTGGAACAGTAACCCCAATCATGGGCGCAGCCGAGTTCCGGGCTAACATTGCCGAACGTCAACGCTACGTGAGTGACCGTGCCGGTTACATCGGACGCATGATCGCCGACGAGGCAGGGCAGACGGAGGCACCTCAGTTCATAGCTGGAAGCGGAGTTGTTGTTTATGCCGATCAACCCGAGGCCTACAGCGGAGTTCTGCATTTTGATTCGCGGGGCAAGATGCAAGATTGGTACGGCAAGACTCACTTGGTGATGTTCGGCGAATACATCCCGGTGTTGCCCTGGATTCCAGTCCTCAAGAACCTTGTTCCGCCTGAACTTGGTTTGAAGAACGGTAAGTCATCCAAACGAATGCTCGTGGGCGACACGGTTGTATCACCAAATATCTGCATAGAAACAGCGGTTGAACGAGTCGTCATCTCGCAGTGCAAATCGAGCGAAAGCGGAGAGCAGGATGTGGACGTGATCGTCACGGTCACTAACGATGGATGGTTTGATGAATCCAGCGTTATCGAACATCATTTGAGATGCGCCCAGTTGGTCGCAGCGGGTTGTCGACGCCCTATTTTATCGTCGGCAAACAACGGTCCGACCGCGTGGATTGACCACCGCGGTCAAATCGTCAAACGCTTACCCACGGGCGTCAACGGTTCGCTTTATGCCAAGCCACAGCACTGCGACGCGAAAAGCCTATACGTGATGTGGGGCGATTGGCCCGTGATTGCCATTGGCTTGATAGCGATCGCGCTGGGTTTCAAACGCACGAATGCAACCGCCGATTCACGAACGGACGAGACGACTTAGCTTCGCCGTGTCCTAAGGTTGGCCGCTATGCATCTGGCTTGCCTCGTTCTTATAAAGCGGCAAGTGGCGATAGTAGACTTCCAGACAGTAGATCGACAGGCAAGTCGTATACAAGCGACCGAAGGAACCATACTGATCTGCCTGAGGAGCCCAACTACCGATTTCGTTTCCGCGGCGGATTTGCGCTTCGGGCAATTCAACTCGCATCGAGCGATTCCACTCTTCCCACTTCACACCACCGAAATGGTGCAAGGCCTGAGTTGCGTAATACCAGTAATAGACATCGGCATCGTTGATGTCGAATGGCGACTGATCAAGTAATGCGTCGAGTCCTTCGACGAGTGGTGGGTGACTTCGCTGCCATCCCAAGTACTCACGACAGAGCAGACCTTCCGCAGTCATCGATGACGTCGCCTTGCTGCGCGGCTGATACGCATACGCCGCACCATCATAGAGTTGTGCGGAATCCAGATAATCGTTGACCCGCAACATCTTTGACAAGTCAACTTCCAATCCCGCACTACGACCGCTCTTGAGCGCCATCAGGAACCATCCAGTCACCGATGTATCCGAATCAATGCCGGGTGTGTATCGCCAGCCGCCCTCGGGCGATTGCGCCCTCATCGCAAAGTCGAGTGCGGCCTGAGCGTGAGGACGCAGCCAGGAATCTTTCGTCATTCCGTACAGCTCGCAGATTGCAATCGTGGCTTGCGCCTGAGCGTACATTTGTTGGTGAGTTTGACGGACTTTCGAAGCGAAGTACCCGCCACGATCCTGCATTTTCACGAGTGCTTTCATGCCTCGTTCGACAACCACGTGGTATTCGCCATCGCGATGTGTATGGCCATCGCCAAGAAACGCTAACATCGCCATCGCGGTAGCCGCGGTTTCATTTTCCTGATAGGCGCCGTCGTCGTAAGGCCCAACCAAACTCCAAGTGCCATCGCGGCGCTGTTGCTTCTTCAGCCACGCCAACCCCAGCGCGACGGCTTCCTGCGTTTCCGGAGTACCACCGTAAATCTTCAACAAAGCGTCTTTCATCGCACCCGTTCGGCCTCCGAACATCGGCTCTGAAAACTGAACCTGTTCACCGCCAATGGTTCCTATTTCCGTCGGCTCGATGGTGCTGATTTCCATTGGCTCAAGCACATCAAACACGGAGGGAAGATCCACTTGCGAAATCGTGTCGGTGTCGGAATCCGTGTCGATTTGCGAGTCGACCGCGTCGATGGAAAACTCGGCCAACTCCGGTGCGGTCTCGCGTTCAGACTGACCAATGTTCAACACGATCCTGCCGATTTGATCACCTACCGGTGTCGTTACCAGTGCCAAGATCAACAGCAAGGCAAGGTGAATAACCATGCTAACGAGCCAAGGCGGAGCGGAACGCACGACTCGCCCCGTTGGCGATTCCAGCGGGCCCTCGTCGTCTTCGGGAAGCGATTCCGCTTCACTAGCCACACTCGCTGTTGGTGTCGATCCGATTCGATCCAATTCGCCTCGCCATCGGATGCTCTTGGCGGAACCGATCCCATTGGCCGGTGCCGGAGTCGCTCTCTGACTAGCGACCTCCAGCGGACGCACGGGCGGCAGGGTAGAGCGGGGCGGTGGTGGAGGTGGAACAACCGTGCCTGAGGTTACCGAACGAGATTGCGCGGGTGCCTGAGATTGCGCGGGTGGCTGAGGCTGGACTGGTGCTTGACGCTGAACTGGCGTCGGAGGCGGTACTGGCGGCGGAGGAGGAGGAGGAACCTGAGCCGAACCGTTCTGAGGCGGCAAATTCTGAGCACCAGCGTTCGATGCTGCATTGTTGGCTAACACTGCGGCGTCGTTCGGCGCAGCAGCTTTGGGAGGGGCAACCGCTGGCGGTGCGACGTTACTAGGCGGCGCACCGGTGACCGCATCACTCGAAGATGAATCGGTTGTTGAACGCGCTTGAGACATCACATGGGTCGCAGAAGAGACTTGCCGAACGACATGTAGCCAAGCAAGCGGATTAGAGAACGAGATGATCGACGTCCTGATCGAACCAACCTCTACCCTCCCAGGATATGAGAACCGCCCAAAGTTTGCCAATCATAAACGATTCAAACGTTCGCCATCAAAACCTACACACGAATGTATCGGCTTTGCGGACTGTGATTCCTTACCGTCAGCTAGTGTGACGAGTCAGAACTAGCGATTTTGCGGCGATTCACCAATGATTGATCAGATGAGCTTACCTGCCCCACCTCTGCGCGTCGGGACCGTTGTTTACTCGGTCCCGCTTCCTTCAGTGCAGCTAAAACGGTGCTCTGAGATACTAGGTCTCGCAAAATAATGGGCTCGTTGGGACGATCGGCTGGATAAATAGCTAGGACGGGAATCGAGTTACTTTGCAACTCTTCCA
This region of Rubripirellula amarantea genomic DNA includes:
- a CDS encoding prenyltransferase/squalene oxidase repeat-containing protein; the encoded protein is MSQARSTTDSSSSDAVTGAPPSNVAPPAVAPPKAAAPNDAAVLANNAASNAGAQNLPPQNGSAQVPPPPPPPVPPPTPVQRQAPVQPQPPAQSQAPAQSRSVTSGTVVPPPPPPRSTLPPVRPLEVASQRATPAPANGIGSAKSIRWRGELDRIGSTPTASVASEAESLPEDDEGPLESPTGRVVRSAPPWLVSMVIHLALLLILALVTTPVGDQIGRIVLNIGQSERETAPELAEFSIDAVDSQIDTDSDTDTISQVDLPSVFDVLEPMEISTIEPTEIGTIGGEQVQFSEPMFGGRTGAMKDALLKIYGGTPETQEAVALGLAWLKKQQRRDGTWSLVGPYDDGAYQENETAATAMAMLAFLGDGHTHRDGEYHVVVERGMKALVKMQDRGGYFASKVRQTHQQMYAQAQATIAICELYGMTKDSWLRPHAQAALDFAMRAQSPEGGWRYTPGIDSDTSVTGWFLMALKSGRSAGLEVDLSKMLRVNDYLDSAQLYDGAAYAYQPRSKATSSMTAEGLLCREYLGWQRSHPPLVEGLDALLDQSPFDINDADVYYWYYATQALHHFGGVKWEEWNRSMRVELPEAQIRRGNEIGSWAPQADQYGSFGRLYTTCLSIYCLEVYYRHLPLYKNEASQMHSGQP